GTCTTAACGGGCAATAGTTTTTAATATCAAGAAATAAAATATAAAGTTATGGAAATAAAAGTGACTTACGTCACTTTTTAAGGTTTCAGGTATCATTTTAAGATTGGGATTATGCCCTCACTTTTGGAGCAAAGAATTTCTTATGAATGAAACTAACAGCTTAACAGTAGAGACGCATTGTTTTCACTGCGGAGACAATCTTCCCGAGAAACCTTATGCTGCAGATGACAAACATTTTTGCTGTCTGGGCTGTAAAGGAGTATATCAGATACTTTCCAGCCATAACCTTTCCAGCTACTATCTGTATAATGACGTACCGGGAAGCTCTCAGCAGAAAAAGGCACAGCACTTCAACTATCTTGATGAGCCGGGCATAGTAACCGAGCTGGTCGATTATACCGATGCAAAGGTCACTGTAATCACTCTTTTTATTCCTGTTATCCATTGCAGCTCCTGCATATGGCTGCTCGAGCACCTGCACAAACTCAATCCTGCTATTGCACAGTCACGTGTGGATTTCCTCAAAAAACAGGTTAGCATCACTTTCAGGAATCAGCAGATTTCACTCAGACAGGTAGTGGAAACACTGAGTGCTATTGGCTATGAACCATTGATCAGTTTACAGGATATGATCAAAAAACAAAGAACCGATCATTCTGAACGCAACCTTTTCACTAAAATCGCAGTTGCAGGTTTTTGTTTCGGAAACGTAATGTTGTTAAGTTTTCCGGATTATTTTGGGCTGAATAGCTTTGAGCAGGATTTTAAAAACTTCTTTGGATGGATCAACCTGGCTTTCACCATTCCAGTATTGTTATATAGTGCAAGGGATTACTTTATCTCTGCCTGGACCAATCTTAAAAATGGAGTCCTGAATCTGGATTTTCCGCTCGCACTGGGGATTGCTGTAATGTTCATCCGCTCTGCCTTTGAAATCATCACCCAGACAGGTGCCGGATTTGCTGATACTTTATGTTCACTGGTATTTTTTCTGCTGATAGGTAAATGGATGCAGAAAAGGACGTATCACTATCTGTCTTTCGAACGTGATTTCCGCTCTTATTTCCCGGTAGCGGTTACGCAGTTAAAAGATGGCAGGGAAAAACCACTTCCGCTGAATGAACTTCAGACAGGCGACCGTATCCTGATCCGCAGTAATGAAATAATTCCTGCTGATGCAATATTGCTTAAAGGAGATGCAAGACTTGATTTTAGTTTTGTTACGGGTGAATCTCTTCCGGTAGAAAAAGTACTGGGCGAGATTATTTACGCTGGTGGCAGGCAATTAAAAGGTGCAATAGAACTCGAAGTGGTTAAACCTGTTTCTCAGAGTTACCTGACCAAATTATGGAATAACGAGGCCTTTTCTACTCAAAAAGATCCGATTAAAACTTTCAGTGATA
This portion of the Pedobacter lusitanus genome encodes:
- a CDS encoding heavy metal translocating P-type ATPase, translating into MNETNSLTVETHCFHCGDNLPEKPYAADDKHFCCLGCKGVYQILSSHNLSSYYLYNDVPGSSQQKKAQHFNYLDEPGIVTELVDYTDAKVTVITLFIPVIHCSSCIWLLEHLHKLNPAIAQSRVDFLKKQVSITFRNQQISLRQVVETLSAIGYEPLISLQDMIKKQRTDHSERNLFTKIAVAGFCFGNVMLLSFPDYFGLNSFEQDFKNFFGWINLAFTIPVLLYSARDYFISAWTNLKNGVLNLDFPLALGIAVMFIRSAFEIITQTGAGFADTLCSLVFFLLIGKWMQKRTYHYLSFERDFRSYFPVAVTQLKDGREKPLPLNELQTGDRILIRSNEIIPADAILLKGDARLDFSFVTGESLPVEKVLGEIIYAGGRQLKGAIELEVVKPVSQSYLTKLWNNEAFSTQKDPIKTFSDTASRYFSIILLAIALAAGLYWVSTDINKAVASFTAVLIIACPCALALSSPFTLAAVLSIFDQNKFYLKNTAVIEELARIDTIVFDKTGTITNPEAAGFDFTGELDKYEKQLVCDLARNSGHPLSRELVKWLNLKPRFAVEQYKEKVGRGITGCVDGHEVKLGSAAYLGLKTQDQGSVVHILIEYHYCGFFRSSQRWREGFKQLALKLGQKTDLHLLSGDQDHDRKLLTPFFPGTQHLHFRQSPQQKLDYILQLQQKGAKVMMLGDGLNDAGALRQSNLGIAVTDDINNFSPGCDAILDGTAFKKIPQFIRQAKDAVKVIHMSFVISLLYNAVGLFFAVQGLLSPLMAAILMPMSTVTIILFTSLTARFYARKNHLL